The proteins below are encoded in one region of Clostridium estertheticum:
- a CDS encoding DHA2 family efflux MFS transporter permease subunit, with translation MTNSHKHKWSILIIVTLVSFITNVDSTIVIIGLPKIMQGLNLTVGVGLWTITAYIISSTVLILPAGKWADTVGTKRIFILGLVVFTIGTVLCGIANSGLTLIIYRTIQGVGAALALATATPTILKTFPDNQLGLALGINATSWVVGALVGPVVGGALISKFGWSSIFFITVPFAIIGIIGAALVMKNEEVNVKEKTDWIGIFTFTFGLVAMMVVLSEGASWGWMSNLTVVLFISTILLWIAFIITELHVENPLFNLSLLSYKKYTIGLGITVNYCIAYFSITLLLSIYLQGALHLSPMNAGLLIIPLSAPQLIMGPLGGRLADRFGAGRMIISGLIFLVIGLFMLGNLGSKLSIPAVVIPLIIISIANGIAWPSLAKMVLSTVPKNQVGSASGMFYTIYNVGRALSQALVILVIEFSVPPAIVSKAIVGIANFSNLHIKGDLIYSIDSAFHFFIIFFVIALILGLFVLHSKENSN, from the coding sequence ATGACAAATTCACACAAGCATAAGTGGAGTATCTTAATTATTGTTACCCTGGTTTCATTTATTACAAACGTTGACTCTACTATCGTAATCATAGGTTTGCCTAAAATAATGCAAGGACTTAATCTTACAGTGGGTGTTGGATTATGGACCATAACAGCCTATATTATATCTAGCACTGTACTCATATTACCAGCAGGTAAATGGGCGGATACAGTTGGAACAAAACGTATTTTTATATTAGGACTTGTAGTCTTCACTATCGGTACGGTTTTATGTGGCATAGCAAATTCCGGGTTAACTTTAATTATCTATAGGACAATTCAAGGAGTAGGAGCAGCTTTAGCCTTAGCCACTGCAACACCAACTATACTTAAAACATTTCCTGATAATCAACTCGGTCTAGCTCTAGGAATTAATGCTACTTCATGGGTTGTTGGAGCTCTAGTTGGTCCTGTAGTAGGAGGGGCATTAATCAGTAAATTTGGATGGAGTTCAATCTTTTTTATAACAGTACCTTTTGCGATTATTGGTATAATTGGGGCCGCCTTAGTTATGAAAAATGAAGAAGTAAATGTTAAAGAAAAGACAGACTGGATTGGAATATTTACATTTACTTTTGGGCTAGTAGCCATGATGGTTGTACTTTCAGAGGGGGCCTCATGGGGATGGATGTCTAACTTAACTGTAGTATTATTTATATCTACTATCTTATTATGGATTGCATTTATAATCACTGAGTTACATGTGGAGAATCCGTTATTCAATCTGAGCTTGCTTTCTTATAAAAAGTACACAATCGGATTAGGAATTACGGTAAATTATTGTATTGCTTATTTTTCAATAACACTACTATTAAGCATATATTTGCAAGGTGCACTGCACCTAAGTCCAATGAATGCAGGACTATTAATTATTCCACTATCAGCACCGCAACTTATTATGGGACCACTTGGTGGTAGACTAGCAGATCGTTTCGGAGCTGGGCGTATGATTATATCGGGTCTTATATTTCTTGTTATAGGCTTATTTATGCTTGGGAATCTTGGATCTAAGCTATCTATTCCAGCTGTGGTTATACCACTAATTATAATATCTATAGCCAACGGTATAGCATGGCCATCATTAGCCAAAATGGTACTTTCAACTGTGCCAAAAAACCAAGTTGGTTCAGCGTCAGGTATGTTCTACACTATTTATAATGTTGGACGGGCATTAAGTCAAGCATTGGTAATATTAGTAATAGAGTTTAGTGTACCACCAGCAATAGTTTCCAAAGCAATTGTAGGTATAGCAAACTTTAGTAATTTGCACATAAAGGGGGATTTGATCTATTCTATTGATTCTGCTTTTCATTTCTTTATAATTTTCTTTGTGATTGCATTGATATTAGGATTATTTGTCCTACATTCAAAAGAAAATAGCAATTAA
- a CDS encoding peptidoglycan D,D-transpeptidase FtsI family protein yields MEKKKKFNRYNILYIIMIAIFLAIGAKLYYLQVFKGDYYKAEAETINSAKLVTVAAPRGLITDKNGIKLATEVPSYNLTYTSTTDTGKDNKQLFATLQKVFKILDENKEVQTDSFELKINPYRFEFASRDTKVKQAMLLIFLKNRNFQDNILKVKFKNKKEGELSSSEKTILNDELLKLTPEQIYNKLLVDYKVKNGIASLNIKATPDVIRRYLIVKDSIKMNFYSANKSINVATNIKKDTSLIFEQSLSELQGFKVENQPMREYSYGQLASSVLGYISKINPADKLKYATKGYDTSVDYVGTAGIEAVMESNLKGTNGEKDINDDSVAIIKNTAHTKKAVPGKNVQLTLDANLQYATETTLNSEMKRIQSEGMVNGLDVSNATRAAAIALDINTGGVLSLVSLPGYNPNDFSTTQGLTEDQSQKYFNPDYEKMAKADGISDLTDYMFPIDKSIKGNTTIRKDKFDYYPKYLYNYATMSLIPSGSTFKPMTAIAGLESGVIDANSTYNDQGGYDMGGGHWNPFESDGALGVVDVVSAISRSSNPFFMNVGQNLREKFGDDSLAKYAWMFGLGADPKAVNPSTGIEISENFGQVYNTVSQKNLSASQYLLSIEQDLSNGVSSSNVNFPPIDLYDRDDDTSIVSDGKKLSEIKTQIKNYIRDSVKNGTFSKSNYVGLFKQLIAADPAYKNQKFTAANINTVVTDVYYWSVQTGHGSLGLPYNMFIASIGQGMDSFTPLQMANYIATLANGGTRYKVHLVDNIKDSNGKLISQTKPIVIDKAAMSATTRSLVMQGMNGVTTGAGGGADGTAYAALGDFPIPTGGKTGTAQFTKAEVQSKIGRGDYAWYVGYAPADNPKIAISIVIFDGGYGADAAKVARGMYESYFKNDPRMKQYQNHYDIKLKRIN; encoded by the coding sequence ATGGAAAAAAAGAAGAAGTTTAATAGGTATAATATTCTTTATATAATTATGATAGCTATATTTTTAGCAATAGGTGCAAAGTTATATTATTTACAAGTTTTCAAAGGAGATTATTACAAAGCGGAGGCTGAAACTATTAATTCTGCAAAGCTTGTAACAGTAGCGGCACCAAGAGGACTCATAACAGATAAAAATGGAATAAAACTTGCGACTGAAGTACCGAGTTACAACCTTACATATACAAGTACAACTGATACAGGTAAAGATAATAAACAGCTATTTGCAACATTACAAAAGGTATTTAAAATTTTAGATGAAAATAAAGAAGTTCAGACAGACAGTTTTGAATTGAAGATTAATCCATATAGATTTGAGTTTGCTTCAAGAGACACTAAGGTAAAACAAGCCATGTTGTTAATATTTTTAAAAAATAGAAACTTCCAAGATAATATATTAAAAGTAAAATTTAAAAACAAAAAAGAAGGAGAATTAAGCTCATCTGAGAAAACTATTCTTAATGATGAGCTTTTAAAATTAACTCCAGAACAAATATATAATAAACTTCTTGTTGATTATAAGGTTAAAAATGGAATTGCGAGTTTGAATATAAAAGCAACTCCAGATGTAATAAGAAGATATTTAATTGTAAAAGACAGCATCAAAATGAACTTTTATTCTGCTAATAAATCAATTAATGTAGCAACTAATATAAAGAAAGATACTTCACTTATATTTGAGCAAAGCCTCTCAGAACTGCAAGGGTTTAAAGTAGAAAACCAGCCTATGAGGGAATACTCTTATGGCCAACTTGCATCATCAGTTCTAGGATACATTAGTAAAATAAACCCTGCTGATAAATTGAAGTACGCTACAAAAGGATATGACACAAGTGTAGATTATGTTGGAACTGCTGGAATTGAAGCCGTAATGGAGAGTAACCTTAAAGGGACTAACGGAGAAAAAGATATAAATGATGATTCTGTGGCAATAATTAAAAATACCGCTCATACTAAGAAGGCGGTTCCCGGAAAAAATGTTCAACTTACATTAGATGCAAATTTGCAATATGCCACGGAAACCACTTTAAATAGTGAAATGAAGAGAATACAAAGTGAGGGAATGGTTAATGGTTTAGACGTGTCAAACGCTACAAGAGCTGCAGCTATTGCCCTAGATATTAATACTGGTGGAGTACTATCACTTGTAAGTCTACCAGGTTATAATCCAAATGATTTTTCAACAACGCAAGGTTTAACTGAGGATCAATCACAAAAATATTTTAATCCAGATTATGAAAAGATGGCAAAAGCTGATGGGATATCAGATCTAACTGATTATATGTTTCCAATAGACAAAAGTATAAAGGGAAATACAACCATTAGAAAGGATAAGTTCGATTATTATCCAAAATATTTGTACAATTACGCAACTATGTCACTTATTCCTTCAGGTTCCACATTTAAGCCAATGACAGCAATTGCAGGGCTTGAATCTGGAGTTATAGATGCTAATTCAACTTACAATGATCAAGGTGGTTATGATATGGGTGGAGGACATTGGAATCCTTTCGAATCAGATGGTGCACTCGGTGTTGTAGATGTAGTTAGTGCAATAAGCAGATCAAGTAACCCATTTTTTATGAATGTAGGTCAGAATTTAAGAGAAAAATTTGGTGATGATAGTTTAGCTAAATATGCCTGGATGTTTGGGCTAGGAGCTGATCCTAAGGCAGTTAATCCAAGTACAGGAATAGAAATAAGTGAAAACTTTGGGCAAGTATATAATACAGTGTCGCAAAAAAACTTATCAGCGTCACAATATCTTTTGAGTATTGAGCAAGATTTATCTAACGGAGTTTCTAGTTCTAACGTAAACTTTCCCCCAATAGATTTATACGATAGGGATGATGATACTAGTATTGTTTCTGATGGTAAAAAACTTTCAGAAATAAAAACACAAATTAAAAATTATATTAGGGATTCTGTAAAAAATGGAACTTTCTCTAAAAGTAATTATGTGGGGTTATTTAAGCAATTAATTGCTGCTGATCCAGCCTACAAAAATCAAAAATTTACTGCTGCTAATATAAATACCGTGGTAACGGATGTATACTATTGGTCAGTGCAAACAGGTCATGGGTCTTTAGGTTTACCATACAATATGTTTATTGCATCAATTGGTCAAGGTATGGACAGTTTCACACCTCTTCAGATGGCAAATTATATAGCAACCCTTGCCAATGGTGGGACAAGATATAAAGTTCATTTAGTTGATAACATAAAAGATTCTAATGGAAAATTAATATCTCAAACGAAACCTATAGTAATAGATAAAGCTGCTATGAGTGCTACAACTAGATCCCTAGTTATGCAAGGCATGAATGGCGTTACTACAGGCGCAGGTGGTGGTGCTGATGGTACTGCGTATGCAGCACTTGGTGATTTTCCTATCCCTACTGGTGGTAAAACAGGTACAGCTCAATTTACAAAAGCTGAAGTACAAAGTAAAATTGGTAGAGGCGATTATGCGTGGTATGTAGGTTATGCACCTGCTGACAATCCTAAAATCGCAATATCCATAGTTATATTTGATGGTGGTTACGGTGCTGATGCTGCAAAGGTCGCAAGAGGTATGTATGAGAGTTATTTTAAAAATGATCCTCGAATGAAACAGTATCAAAATCATTATGACATAAAATTAAAACGGATTAATTAA